A genomic window from Levilactobacillus yonginensis includes:
- a CDS encoding VOC family protein — MQAPITYFAFKTQTREALAFYTTVFPNTKVLSVTPYPDRPELVLNSQLEMHGITLGLFDMGADEQAPIDWGTSLYIECDSVEEFWQLFDQLEEGGKVLMGPMAMAGFEQVTWVTDKFGVTWQLVAH, encoded by the coding sequence ATGCAAGCACCGATTACATATTTTGCTTTTAAAACGCAGACAAGAGAGGCATTAGCCTTTTACACGACCGTGTTTCCCAATACGAAAGTCTTATCCGTGACGCCGTACCCGGACCGACCGGAGTTAGTCTTAAATAGTCAACTGGAGATGCATGGCATTACACTGGGCTTATTTGATATGGGAGCCGATGAACAAGCTCCCATTGACTGGGGCACTTCACTTTACATTGAGTGTGACTCAGTTGAGGAATTTTGGCAGCTTTTTGACCAATTGGAAGAGGGTGGCAAGGTCTTAATGGGTCCCATGGCCATGGCAGGCTTTGAACAAGTCACGTGGGTGACCGACAAATTTGGGGTGACCTGGCAATTAGTTGCGCATTAA
- a CDS encoding DUF2399 domain-containing protein has translation MSEYSRRYEAETGKTAPIEAQQLDKLFEQIARGIFLPPRGQQAVDLGFTAHSLSDPYENPVVYQYYQWVLRNVFEKHSVNEMTAKLIGMAFTCANVFETSLPQPLTLNPWQIEEMKSFPLKTKRAVVVENNGVFVWLVHLHPDWSLINQAGNDFNEAYIKLLQRLEQRGLQVTYLGDLDSRGIQMADHLYRQLNETSIAEFTAIQTPENVSKWLTLKGKIAAKRTHRLAVTTPRFQQEMNSISLMGKFVEQEQLITDYENLIPGWL, from the coding sequence ATGAGTGAGTATTCGCGGCGCTATGAGGCTGAGACTGGCAAGACGGCACCTATTGAAGCCCAGCAATTGGATAAGCTATTTGAGCAGATAGCGCGCGGAATCTTTTTACCGCCCCGGGGCCAGCAAGCAGTTGATCTAGGATTCACGGCTCATAGTTTGAGTGATCCGTATGAAAATCCAGTAGTTTACCAATATTATCAGTGGGTCTTGCGGAATGTCTTTGAAAAGCACTCCGTGAATGAAATGACTGCTAAGTTGATAGGGATGGCATTTACTTGTGCCAACGTTTTTGAAACAAGTTTACCGCAGCCGTTGACGTTAAATCCGTGGCAAATTGAAGAAATGAAATCATTTCCGCTCAAGACTAAGCGGGCGGTTGTTGTGGAAAATAATGGTGTCTTTGTGTGGTTAGTACACTTACACCCAGATTGGTCGTTAATCAATCAGGCAGGGAATGACTTTAACGAGGCGTATATTAAGTTGTTACAGAGATTGGAGCAGCGAGGCTTACAAGTGACTTATTTGGGCGATTTAGACAGTCGTGGCATTCAGATGGCCGATCATTTGTACAGACAACTTAATGAGACGTCGATAGCTGAGTTCACAGCAATCCAAACGCCTGAAAATGTATCGAAGTGGTTAACCTTAAAAGGAAAAATAGCGGCAAAACGAACGCATCGGTTGGCAGTTACGACACCTAGATTCCAGCAAGAGATGAATTCAATCTCGCTAATGGGAAAATTTGTCGAGCAGGAACAACTGATTACGGATTATGAAAACCTGATTCCAGGTTGGTTATAG
- a CDS encoding SbcC/MukB-like Walker B domain-containing protein — MKNAQEGIDPDMIGQVAESQRDVNQTNGMLQRIKRAQERLDKIKKDVFWRNLNHIRENILDPYSQVTQDSEAKKEQIDQAQQVIGTVEEQLQLITDNLKASTQNLESLRQEKANQEGLIQRRKDYQQQINSLTQRLATYRSQLKQLQGLKDELTKITRSQADCQQQSQEIREHSIQPLLTELAAAAKDRPELTTVVTEVENAKLNQDLGDYLRQMKSAVTKYQNDERAKERVGQDIKIVSDMRTTLDTRIDKRAAGPLQGRVRHDLHQDNLEVHEAGAAKMSTQFEQLLLKQQELLAKHPDLKGILSLPDFILHLTKLRESLTENLRQLERLDQQVKQLLTQQNFCERQIAAVDIEQNFDEQRVTSDIDKLQERHDQLVVDTEIDVKIEQAEKDYQKFLTEQQNLGAKRAKAEERIANSQSEIKRFAEKLAQLDAAGLQVLQLLAPYHPENVQLDTVIAAIDFVQNNRSQVRNSSYGETGDRLARLIHDNGSNGIDRNALDTIFEERGYSDIASAMRQHRTINRNDVIMVNFDINRAQLLMATDENHVAKKLTELQLGNNVALDTYLTAAVQRITAQYKLITDYNRMLLEGVSREQSIKLKIELTPSEVADEVIDEACNPKLTDRPVLTAEIQNRLEKLATDLSIADDEELFMAAAQKLLDTRQWSAFKVLIKRRQSAEDNYEEVDDKFVQSGGSGAEKAQAMVLPLLLVPKMVLRQATLQDAPYLVMFDEFADKLDPETAKSFAKTISRFGFNFIATMPSGAQNKILADRVDNIAYDVIAPRNQNDGRFHENIINEALTWGDAHE, encoded by the coding sequence TTGAAGAATGCGCAAGAGGGGATTGATCCCGACATGATTGGGCAGGTTGCTGAGAGTCAACGAGACGTTAATCAGACTAACGGCATGCTCCAACGAATTAAACGGGCGCAGGAGCGACTGGATAAAATTAAAAAGGACGTATTTTGGCGTAATTTGAATCACATCCGTGAAAATATTTTGGATCCGTATAGCCAAGTGACCCAGGATAGTGAAGCGAAAAAGGAACAAATCGATCAGGCACAGCAAGTGATTGGTACGGTGGAAGAGCAACTGCAGTTGATTACTGACAATTTAAAGGCTAGTACGCAGAACTTGGAAAGTTTACGGCAAGAAAAGGCTAATCAAGAGGGATTGATTCAGCGGAGAAAGGATTATCAACAACAAATAAATAGTCTGACACAACGACTAGCAACGTATCGAAGTCAATTGAAGCAGTTACAGGGATTAAAAGATGAATTGACAAAGATTACGCGGAGCCAGGCAGATTGCCAGCAACAGAGTCAGGAGATTCGTGAACACTCTATTCAACCGCTGTTGACCGAGCTGGCGGCTGCTGCAAAGGACCGTCCAGAATTAACGACAGTTGTCACTGAAGTAGAAAACGCTAAGTTGAATCAAGACTTAGGTGACTATCTGCGGCAAATGAAAAGTGCAGTGACCAAATATCAAAATGATGAACGTGCTAAGGAGCGCGTCGGCCAGGATATTAAGATTGTCAGTGATATGCGGACAACTTTAGACACGCGCATTGACAAGCGTGCTGCGGGGCCGTTGCAAGGTCGTGTCCGGCATGATTTACATCAAGATAACTTAGAAGTTCATGAAGCCGGGGCGGCTAAAATGAGCACACAGTTCGAGCAACTTCTATTAAAGCAGCAGGAATTGCTGGCCAAGCATCCAGATTTGAAGGGGATTTTAAGCCTACCTGATTTTATCCTGCACCTGACTAAGCTCCGGGAAAGCCTGACTGAAAACTTGCGGCAGTTAGAACGGTTGGACCAACAAGTTAAGCAACTACTGACCCAACAGAATTTCTGTGAACGTCAAATTGCTGCTGTTGATATTGAACAAAATTTTGATGAGCAACGGGTAACTAGCGACATTGACAAATTACAAGAACGCCATGATCAGTTAGTAGTTGATACCGAAATTGATGTGAAAATTGAGCAGGCCGAAAAGGACTATCAGAAGTTTTTGACTGAGCAACAAAACTTAGGTGCTAAACGGGCTAAGGCAGAGGAACGAATCGCAAATTCCCAATCGGAAATCAAACGGTTTGCGGAAAAATTAGCACAATTAGACGCGGCTGGTTTGCAGGTGCTGCAATTACTAGCACCCTATCATCCAGAAAATGTACAACTTGATACCGTGATTGCAGCGATTGACTTTGTGCAGAATAATCGGAGTCAGGTGCGTAATAGTAGTTATGGTGAAACGGGTGATCGGCTTGCTCGCTTGATTCATGATAATGGTAGTAATGGCATTGACCGCAATGCTTTAGATACGATATTTGAAGAGCGGGGTTATTCAGATATTGCCAGTGCGATGCGGCAACATCGAACAATTAACCGCAACGACGTGATTATGGTCAATTTTGATATTAACCGGGCCCAGTTACTCATGGCGACGGATGAAAATCATGTGGCTAAGAAGTTGACGGAGTTGCAGCTCGGAAATAATGTGGCGCTAGACACGTATCTGACGGCGGCCGTCCAACGGATTACTGCGCAATATAAATTAATTACAGATTATAATCGAATGCTGTTGGAAGGGGTCAGTCGTGAGCAAAGTATCAAGCTAAAAATTGAATTGACACCCTCTGAAGTTGCAGATGAGGTAATTGATGAAGCGTGCAATCCCAAGCTAACAGATCGACCAGTATTAACGGCGGAGATTCAAAACCGCTTAGAGAAATTAGCGACGGATCTGTCAATTGCCGATGATGAGGAACTCTTTATGGCGGCTGCTCAAAAGCTATTGGATACACGCCAATGGTCAGCATTTAAGGTGTTGATTAAGCGCCGCCAAAGCGCTGAAGACAATTATGAAGAGGTTGATGATAAGTTTGTTCAGTCTGGTGGATCAGGAGCTGAAAAGGCGCAGGCAATGGTATTGCCGCTCCTATTAGTGCCTAAAATGGTTCTACGTCAAGCAACGTTGCAAGATGCCCCATATTTGGTAATGTTTGATGAGTTTGCAGATAAGCTGGACCCTGAAACTGCCAAATCATTTGCGAAGACGATTTCACGTTTTGGCTTTAATTTTATTGCTACCATGCCTAGTGGGGCTCAAAATAAAATTTTGGCCGATCGGGTGGATAATATTGCTTATGATGTCATTGCACCACGGAATCAAAATGATGGACGTTTCCATGAAAATATTATTAATGAAGCGCTAACTTGGGGGGATGCGCATGAGTGA
- a CDS encoding ATP-binding protein, producing MTLREQLTPVSFHLRNFNKYVKLDLNAAKNGNLTLIGENAAGKTTLANCFFPMLVDGSIATPSFNAAKGTDHLDKSVNPHSSKRDSRNFESMLLGWGPGAMKVRTGYSYIDFRSAKRQVILGLGAHRVVGEQRKPTWWFVVINPQPTAPIQLVTTDQDGKSLEEDDFAAANKGLGDQLHIFKQAVHYREYVATQVYGFTGGADLAKLASV from the coding sequence ATGACATTACGTGAGCAATTGACACCGGTTAGTTTTCATCTACGAAATTTTAATAAGTATGTCAAATTAGATTTAAATGCGGCCAAGAATGGTAACCTCACGTTAATTGGTGAAAATGCTGCAGGGAAGACAACGTTAGCCAATTGTTTCTTTCCTATGTTGGTAGATGGTTCCATCGCGACGCCTTCGTTTAACGCAGCAAAAGGGACGGACCATCTGGATAAATCGGTGAATCCGCATAGCAGTAAACGTGATTCACGTAATTTTGAAAGCATGCTGTTAGGCTGGGGTCCCGGAGCAATGAAGGTCCGAACCGGCTACAGTTATATTGATTTTCGGTCGGCGAAGCGGCAGGTTATCTTGGGTTTAGGTGCCCACCGAGTCGTTGGTGAACAGCGCAAACCCACCTGGTGGTTTGTCGTCATCAATCCGCAACCAACAGCTCCAATTCAGTTGGTAACGACTGACCAGGATGGTAAGAGCTTGGAAGAAGACGATTTTGCAGCTGCTAATAAAGGTTTGGGCGATCAGTTGCATATTTTTAAACAAGCGGTGCATTATCGAGAGTACGTGGCGACCCAGGTATATGGGTTCACGGGTGGTGCCGACCTGGCTAAATTAGCGTCCGTCTAA